tgattcaaaatttggtgagTAGGTTGCGACACGGTGATgattgctgtacccctattttgacaattttacctagtatgtctgttttgttcacgcatcgttgtaaatataatggaattggatgcgactgtcatacaagtgagagggttagcgcaataaaaacaggttcaatccaccattttgtatatttgaaaatgcctgtaccaagtcaggaatatgacagttgttgtccattcgtttgatgtgtttatattttgattttgccatttgattttgccatttgtttagggactttccgttttaaattttcctcggagttcattttttttgtgatttaacttttttttaacgcatctatctcatcgaactagagataaaggatacaacagatacagttaagtgtgtctcatatcttgacttgcatctagacaTTGACTAGttggaaacaaaactttacgacataagagatgatttcagctttccaattgtgaacctCAATTTCTATGCAAAAACATTCCAGCAAAGCCTGCtgacggagtatatatctcccgaTTGATACGATATTACCGGGCTTGTATTCCTGTTATGATTTATTTGATAGGTTATAGCCGCTCACTAGGAAGTTTTTTAAcctagagttccaaatggtgaagttgaaatcatcccttcctaAATTTAACGGACATCATCtgtagttggttgaccgttatggaatatctgtttcacatatgatatcagatatgttcttTATGTCATAGCTACAATCCcgtttccttttcacgaatgtgacctaccgagttagcCTATTTACCGTAATTACcggtttgttataacatgagcaacaggaCGGTTGTACCCATTTTATGCTACTTTGTGGcaattttactttgcaattaaTTTTAGCCTGTCATCATATAACCAATTGAAATAACACACCTCTTAATATAAAAATGTGTTCATAAAACACGGATGGCACAgttgcactatcattttatatgttcagtgaaccgtataATCGGGGTCAAAACTCTGAGTTGGCATTGCCATTTGTAAGATCATtatatagggaacatgtgtacttagtttaaagttgattgaacttcaacttcatcaaaaactaccttgaccaaaaacactttaaactgattttttttaacatgaagaTACTTTAACTACTAGTGTTACAGTCGACGGACgagcggacggacggacggacggacgaacgagaGAACGGCCGCACAAACTCAAAATATAATGCATCTAGGTTGGGCATAATAAGTTGGTTTAATTCACGTATTTATTTAGGACTTATGTGTAATCTATTGTATTTTTCCTCGTCGATAGGATCAAATAAGTGTTAAATATTTCCCAACATTTTGTAAATCAAAAGATTGGTTAAACTAAACACCATACTAAAACAGTACCAGGCCATCGTTTCACAAAAATCGTACGACAATCTTAGATTGTACGTCGGTCGTACGTAAAATTGTAAGTTTTTGACCGTTTCATAAACTATCGTAAATCGAATTTTATCGCAAGTTTGATCGTAAACTTACAAGTGTTAACAGGCAGTCGTAAGTCAAATCGTAGTGATTTAACCTGTTGATAGTTTGTTAAAATCGACAACATTACTGAGTTATTGAGCTAGCGCATTACTATATAGGAATAtccgctttaaaaaaaaatcatgaatgaGTACGTCGTGCATGTATGTTTGtacaaaatattatcaaaataaaagaaaatcagaAACACTTATTTACTATTTCCAAAATTTATGTCGTATTTAAAATTTATCACTCGAGTTTAACACGGAGTTTAtgaagttaacaataaatatgtATGTTAAGTTTAAACTGCAATCATcccctatgtaaattttaatgtagTCCGGTGGTTATACACTATTTCCGTAGTTGACggtgcctttgttagtcttgtatgatttttaatttttagtttcttgtgtataattcggagtttagtatgacgtccattatcactgtactagtatacatattttttaagaggccagctgaaggacgcctacgggtgcgggagtttctcgctacattgaagacccattgttggccttcggctgttgtctgctctatggtcgggttgttgtcgctttgacacattccccatttcctttctcaattttatctatatgTCATATtcgactttgtatggtttcaaaGGAGTTGCGGCTTAATAAAATTGttctcttcctttagtagtatagactGTATTTATATCGTGTCTTGGACAcgcattaaatatttgccactgaacgttaagccaCCAACAGTATATCAATCGATCAAAGTGACATGTCATAAAATTTCCAGTAAAACATTTACCGTTTAGtatattacaaaatcaatataCTTTTGAACGGCCGGAATGAGATtactatttttattatattagcagccaaacaataaattttatcatatatCCTTCTTTGGTATCAAGCAGTTTATTGAAGAAAAACCCAGTTATATcctatataaaaagataaatgatcaGTGACTTTTAGTGTTGATTCGTGTCGTGTAGATTAGCTAGCGTTGAACAAATGaggtttgaaaataaatacaataaaaatattgaactcttTTCAGTATAAAATTATGTATAATGTACATACAAACTGGTGAAATTAAGGTAGATTCACTGtttaccgccatcttggattgtacatcGGCCTAATTCTGACAATTTAAGGAGTCAGAGATAACTCTCATGGTAAAATTTGTATAATGGAATGATAgggaaattttcaattttaacttgccgcaagaaaacaagttcggtgacaccatattttatttttttattttcttaaagcatattacaaaacctatattcttatattttattttaaaattccatCTCATGGATTTCTTTTAATTCACataaatggttttttttcgaaTTCATGAACAATCTTtacaaattttggcaattttgcacgacttgtagcttgaaaaatagcaggGTGACctatacttttattatatttttgaaaaaggcattgaaaagttttcattttatctaagtataaaaaaaaaactatctgaTGAAATAGGACTAAAGAACAAACACTTATCACAGGACAACACATTGAACGAAGCAACTACAAAACATTACACgttgaaatattttctttgaatcgTTTTGTCTTATTAAATATACATTTGATTGCTTCTTGTAGCACTGATTTTATTCCTTCTCCTGTTTTTGAAGAACACTCAATATATTTCACAGCTTGAATCCGTTCTGCCAGGTTTATTCCGTGCTCATAAGCATATGAGTTGCCTGTGTCTTTCTTCCTTGTTTCCTGTTCGTTCTGACAAACATCTATCAAATCTTTTTTAGTACCAACAAGCAAAATTAATGCATTTGGACAGAGACGCTTGATATCCGGGAAACactgaaataaagataaattatgaaaaaaaaaaagagaggaatAAAAATATTTGCACTGGCCAATacactatctttaaaaaaaccgAAGAGCTCTCCCTTTTTCCGCAAATAAAATGGGGTTGACtacatgtgctctggaagggtcataCTACGTTTATATCCCATTAAGACATTAGTCGTGTCCCCCTGTTGCAAACGCTAATGCATCAACTAGCTTCTTCATAAAATGCTGGACTCGCTTTTCCACTAATAGTGCAATACGATATAATAACTAATTAGTTTCTGGATAGTAAAATAcgaacttaaacatttttttcaaaatatctttgcATCCTGGATGAAATGAAGGATACATTAAAATGACAGCTCACTCCCATATTGTATTGATgctttctatttttttctatttttttttatttgcttttaatgatGTTGAATGTTGTATTAactaatatttttctgaaataatcATTTTACTTTCAAGTTTCTTACTTTACATTGTCCTCTATATGTATGAACTATTTATCATTGGACGTTAGGCAAACAACAATCTTTCAAACAAATTTGCTTTGGTCTAATAATATCAACCCGTTCTGTAACTACTCACATTTTCCTCAATAAATGCAAAGCTGTCTGGATCATCCAGGGAAAAACAAAGCAGAAAGACATCCTTAAATAATTGATAAAGATAATATATATCAAGAATATTGTGTATGAAAAAACACGTCTATTTTAAAAGTAACAAATGAAAACACAAACGAGCAGGCATCAAAGTAACATCTCAATACCCAGACGTctcatatagatataagaaaatgtggaatgagtgtcaatgagactcttcattatactttttttttgttttgtttttttatgaaaacaaaaacacaacatttcAAACATATAAGGAATGACGCAGTCTGAATTGAATAATCAACGAGCTTTTGTATTTAAATCATGcgtgcatatacatgtacatgaatgtaTCTATCCTAGGACTGTCAATATGATCTATATCCAGTTATAACcgttttatgttatttcattttactttttataattataaacactTTACGTCACGCAGCGTGAATATTGCGTTGCAATTTTCTCTTCTTAAAGATCAAAGCAACTATGCATAGTTTGTActtttaatccatcatttttaGGGAAAGAtattattgcttttttttcttatttctattctcaatttaacGTTTCGAATATTGAAGAATCATAATTAAATTTGGACATCAAAATTaaagggaaaaaaaaaaacactactcCATAGGACAAATGTCCATCGTTCCAGATGCTGATAACTGATCAGAATACTAGTGTACTTTTGTGTACATATttgaagatataaacaaaaaagcattGTGCAAATTATTAAATAGCTAACCCAACTGAAATCGAACtccataaaaaatttcaaaatatattaacaTCATCATGTTTGTCAGTAATGGACCTGCTTAGTACACTTTTGGACCATCTGAAACTAAAACCTAGTTTTTTGGGGTGGAAattgtgttgttcagtcttttgtTTTTGGTGCTTCTTGGAGATGCGTTTCATTTCGAGGTCTTTACTGAGAGTTGTTAATACTAGTGACTCTGAACTGATGTCCTTTTTTTGTATCATGCGCCTCAATTTTACGCGCGATGTAATTTGGTTAAATTGAACTTTTTTGATGAAATACTAAACGACCAATGACTTGTTAATACATAATACAATAACAAAAATCGGAGGACTGAAGGTATTTCTAAACGCATAGTATAAACTTACCGTGTCGGGGAGGGAAACTGGTCGTAGCTTGTTATAATTCGCATTACCACACGTGTCCCATAACACGAGGTCTACTGGTTTGTCATTCTCCGTAACAgttgttttaaaatcaaatctgaaatttattaaaGAAACTGTATTTCAATTATCGAGCTTTGAAAAGTATTGTGCATTCCCGACtagttcatttattttattgtatatttgtgtTTGTTGATATGATATTTTCATGACTTTATCATTCAATGCGTTTTAAACTTGTGAGGAACGttatgcaaattagttttaactaatgagGATATCCTCTTTctaatgataatttatttattggtATATCAGTACCTAGATCTATATTTAATGACATCGAGAACATCCAAACGCTTTATTTTTGAGTACAAAAAATAACGAGGAAATCATTATGGTAGTTccaatattttgttaatttatttaacTCATCCTGCTGTATCAGCTATCTTTGATTGTTTCTCTTTGATATCTGCTCTCGTGAAGATGTATAGCGAGCGCAAACATTATGCTGAAAAtatcttttttggaaaaaaaactagttttatagctagcttaacctcaaACGTATTCGcaattcgtctcaactcggccgattccgtaccctcatctaagaAGGAGAGTaccggattctaccgaggattgccgaatgacgtatatattgtttataatgCCATTAAATTGAAGAATTTGATGGGCAGCTAAAATAGACTTTATAGGTTAATGTGACATTGTTTGGGATTCAGCAGTCAAACCCTgtgtaaacaaactttaaaaaaaaatcaaacaaatatacaaatgaTTCTACAATAGACTTACACGAGAGGAATATCTTCTTCCTGGAACATGTTATAGGCATACGACATTATCAATGATGTCTTCCCAACCTTTCTAAAATACAGGTATAATGTagtcattttgtacaaattgtatgCAAACTAATATTATAAGTAATCAGTTATTTTAtggctttttttttggggggggggggaggggctcGAGGGGTCCTCCAATAAGTAAGGAAATATTAAATGCCAAACAAACGGTTAAgtatataagaaaagaaaaaccaATATTATAAGTATtcagtaattcattttttttttattattttggggGTCCTGAAATAAGTAAGAAAATCTTAAGCGCCAAACGAACGGTAAAATACAGCTATGATTTTTATTTTGCTATGTGttgtttaattgaaatatttgttgtgtGTTGATGTAGTCGGTTGCAAGCGAGTCGTTTTCAAATTAGTGTAACAACTAGTCTTTTATAATGATGTGTTGTTACACAACGGCCTCTGATTGGGGTATGGTGCCCAGCCGCATACAAATATATGAGCTTGTTCCAATCTCGTAAGCTTACTAAAAGGCTAGTCTATTTTATTGAAAGGACACATAATatctaaataaacaaataatgtcATGACGTCACAGGACACAGATGCATTGTAGGCCTGCAGAAAGGTTTGTCAAACGACCACATATTGAAGTGTCAGGACGTCAAAATACTTAGATCAGAGGAAATAAGATACTTAGATCAGAAGAAATACCGCACAAGCGACCACATATTTGATTATCATGACGACATGGGATGTAGACTTTACTCTAATGTATTATCTTCCTCTTGTGTTTGTTAGTTAATTAATGTCTCAATGaatcttaattgaaaaaaaactcatAATACAGCATGCAAAGACTGCCTCAAAAATGGCGTTTGCAATGGAAAAAGTTAAAGTTATGATGCTTTATCCACAATACTTACATGTCTCCCATCACAacacattttatttgaattctgtccatcaaaatttgtttatctacaatattaaaactattatttaatcCCGATCGGTAAGTCCGGTTATTGGTGATCTTAAACTTATAGATGAACACGTATATGTATATTGTACAATGTAATCTTTCGCGAAGACACTTCAGAATCACGTACTTGTGCATGTATAATGTTGAAATTAAGGTTGTTGTGTAGATATATCTATTTTACAAAGAATTGCTTAATAGTAGGATAAAATCATAACATCTTATGATCTTCTGTTTTATGTAGTAGCATGTGTACATGTATCGAACATGTCAAGgttaatattattataatttacatatatacatcCTTTAAAAGGTTgtcaaataattaataaaaaacaaataataaataaaaaacgagAGTTTAGAACTCAATTAACGGTCACGATTGGGCATATGTGTAGCGAACCTATTACCACTACGGGTTACACTACTTGACAAGGAACTGAACATACCAGGGCTTACCAGTGGAACCTCGTATTATGCAGTTATTCACTCTACATTTCGCGTTAATCATTTCTTTCTAATGTCTTTCAGCCATGATCTGTCTTTTCATTATTACTATCTGCCCTTTTTGGTATCCCCTAGTTTTTTTTCTTACTGTAGGAATCAATATCTATTCCGGGCATTGTTCTACAACACAGTGACATGGTACATTTGATATATTCctgatttattcaatattttttacaagaaaCATTTCGTTTTCCTccatcacattaaaaaaaaaagaccgcAATGAAATTGTTCTTTATAGAAAATGACTAGCTACACATAGGTAAACAAATCTTTAATCTGTACTGTCCGATATTTATTTCAAGAAAGATCCTAGGAAAATAACAGCTTACCCCGGTATATCGTTCCCTATTGACAGTAGTTCTAAAAATACTTGGGTTTTGTCACCTACAATGTAGTTCACCTTAAGAGGTCATAGTTCTGTATTGGTAATACATTAAGTTTGAATAACTGAAATTTGATTTTTCTGACGTGAAGTTGACTATTTTATCTCATGTGCCTTTCCTATATAGTGTAGATATACGTTTGACCTACTTCAGAAAATAGGATGTCTTACATTTTCGAGTCCTTACACTGCCAGTCCGTTAGATGTCAAACAGtgtgacttctcttgaactgaattttaatgtgcgtattgttatgcgtttacttttctacattggctagaggtatagggggagggttgagatatcataaacatgtttaaccccgccgcatttttgagcctgtcccaagtcaggagcctctggcctttgttagtcttatattatttttaattttagtttcttgtgtacaatttggagtttagtatcgcgttcattatcactgaacttgtatatatatataatatatatatatatatttgtttagggggcagctgaaggacgcctccgggtgcgggaatttctcgctgcattgaagacctgttggtgaccttctgctaatgtctgttctatggtcaggttgttgtctctttgacacatcattccccatttccattctcaatttgatgaTTATGGAAGTGAACGCAGAAATTGTGGTTATATTAGCTGATAACCTAACGTTCGTATTTTCTTTcattatgtaaaatttaaattGTATGGATTGTTTTGTAGATTAACTAAACTTTAACCTACCAAATAAGACTTATCACTGGATTTGTTCtttatgagcaacacgacggggtGCTACAGGTGGAGCAGGGATATGATTTCCCTTCCCGATCACTTGCAATCACCTCAGTTTTTGGTTGGATTTAATTTGCTCGGTATTTGATTTTCTGTGTTGTATTATGTGCAGCGTCAattgtctgttcgtctttttcttatttttttttatcatgacatTGTCAGGTTATGTTCAGTTTAAGAGtccatttgttatttattttttgtctctCTATTTAAATTATGAATTCAAAGTAGTTGATATtgatcaatacattttttatatcattttgaaCTTAAcagatataaacatgataaattttaaatttcaacaaaaaatagtATATTAAAAACCGCAAAGTTTAAACTAGATTAATGTTCAGGTCAAGcacaattatattatatatatatatatttactgaacgttttatttttttaacacgcAACTATCTTGATATACATAAACTAGACAATtggtaaaacatattttgaatttttgtgtATGTTATAATCCATACATAAAAAGAATTTGTGTTGTTgtacatttttctttatataaggCGACacagtttatttttatcttgTGGAAAACTGTATGTCACATTGTTTTTCCTTCTTGAATTGTAAAGACAAGTGTAAAATTGAGAACATACACACAATTGAAAAACTAACTAACAAAAGTTGAGGAAGTTTTTCGGTTTTCCTGTCCTTTGTAAATTCATGTAAAAGATGGTTGTTTAAATATCACTACATAATTAGCATTTAACTACAGTGTTGTTGCAAATTCCGTCAGGATATCGACAGAAATGTTCCTTAAGTTAAAAGGTAAGATATGTTTGTTGAAAAATCATCATGATTACAATTCTATTCCCTTTTTGTAAAATTGAGCTTGGAGGTTGTAGAATACATCAGAACAATTTCAGGTTTTTTTTGGTATAACATGCAATGTATTTGATACATGAAGAGTTAATTTGAAGatattataaatttactgtttacaaaacttaaaatttttcaaaaaagtaaggattttcttatcccaggcatagattaccttagccgtatttggcacaatattttggaattttggatcctcaattctcttaaactttgtacttgtttggctttataacttcattgtattttgatatgagcgtcaatgatgagtcttatgtagacgaaacgagcgtctggcgtacttaattataaggcagtggctattcgtccggctagccggacaaatagtcaaaaatgtctattcatccggcaagccggacaaatagcatttttacggtttttcgctatttgtccggccaaaatataatgatgaagacattatataACATGTGTTTTGAAGGAGATAGATCAAGCATAAGtagtttttaaatatattgtctTTCATCGTTTTATGAAAAGAactcattctaataaaaaaaactaaactttacatttgatttagatttttttaaaggaatttggGGAGGGGGTTTAGGGGGGCACACATTATTCTCTCTTTTGTTGTTCTGCCTATGAATTTCTTATAAGGTAAATAGTCGGGCAAATGATTATTGGCTTCTTTAAACATCTATGATTCTAAAAGATCCTAAATGTATTGTTGTtgtgaagtttggttaaagtaaggtcctcaaatgattatgcacgattcttcatttaaattgttctGCGATTTCTAATTCATAGGAAATCAGAGAAAAAGATAGGCACGTGTAACCTGTCCCCAAAAGTAGGATTGTGTTTTCGATAGattttttagaaaacaaatatatatatgatacaacagaaaaaaggggggatacccCAACCCTGGTGTCATATTCCCAGTCCAGGCATATCAGCAGTGCATGTTGATAGATCTTCGTTGTAGTATAACTTACAAATAATGCATCCAAGCAAGTTTAATATAGTATTTTTTCCGAATCATCGTTTTGCCTCCATAAGGTAAATTGGGGATCATGAAATCATCAATTTCACTTTGATTTCAGGCTTATTCCTCACAGTTAACATGTATACGCTATTGTTCTTGAATCACTCCTATAGAAATTCGTTAAAAGCAAATAACATTCTCTCTTGCTTTCTTtatgacatctttaaatataaatcacGATCTCCGATTCTCAAAACGTCCATTGCATACGCGCGTTTGTTATCCGACACCTCATCTGGACACTTTCCACGTCACATGACACTTTGATTGATATTGAAGATTTGCACATGCGCAGACGGATGGCCGGACGAATAGAGATTTttaactattcgtccggctagccggacgaatagacactccgtaattataatcctggtacctttgataactattaacattgCTTGAATTATACCTGATAATTGTGGAAATAGTTGGAGAATAAGCAACAATaaatatactaaagttataggaGGCTTTTATATCACAGACCCAGTTCAAACGACAAAAAGCACTTATTCATGAtggatttgaagaaataaaatgaaatcctAAAATGTCTTTACCTTAACTCAATAGAGCatgattaaaaaagtaaaaaataacaaaaatatcaaacgcAAAGGAGAAATAAAAGCAGAAAGTGCATGatcaaaaattaatttcaaattcaaaagctcaagcacatcaaatGATTTCATCATATAGAAAAGAATGGCTTTAATATGGTTTTATatctatagctagctaaacctctgaaGTTTTTAAGTCACAAAACATGCGAGTA
This genomic window from Mytilus galloprovincialis chromosome 9, xbMytGall1.hap1.1, whole genome shotgun sequence contains:
- the LOC143046588 gene encoding ras-related protein Rac2-like isoform X2, which codes for MCCDGRHVGKTSLIMSYAYNMFQEEDIPLVFDFKTTVTENDKPVDLVLWDTCGNANYNKLRPVSLPDTDVFLLCFSLDDPDSFAFIEENCFPDIKRLCPNALILLVGTKKDLIDVCQNEQETRKKDTGNSYAYEHGINLAERIQAVKYIECSSKTGEGIKSVLQEAIKCIFNKTKRFKENISTCNVL
- the LOC143046588 gene encoding ras-related protein Rac2-like isoform X1, whose amino-acid sequence is MHKYVILKCLRERLHCTIYIYVFIYKFKITNNRTYRSGLNNSFNIVDKQILMDRIQIKCVVMGDIKVGKTSLIMSYAYNMFQEEDIPLVFDFKTTVTENDKPVDLVLWDTCGNANYNKLRPVSLPDTDVFLLCFSLDDPDSFAFIEENCFPDIKRLCPNALILLVGTKKDLIDVCQNEQETRKKDTGNSYAYEHGINLAERIQAVKYIECSSKTGEGIKSVLQEAIKCIFNKTKRFKENISTCNVL